One stretch of Variovorax sp. 54 DNA includes these proteins:
- a CDS encoding 2Fe-2S iron-sulfur cluster-binding protein — protein sequence MDLHIHPLARTLEVRPGANLLEVLREHQVPVSYSCMSGRCGTCRCKVVSGQLLDGGQNAIRPDGQGERYVLACQSTLTESCTIEIPEPDEVVVHPARVLKATVTGIDVLTHDIRRLRLKPNKPLEFSPGQYAQLQFGPELARPYSMAGLSRDAELEFHVRRVPGGRVTAHIFEQLRVGDTVRVSGPLGTAYLRTKHRGPMLCAAGGTGLAPILSIVRGAVAAGLMQPIHLYLGVRSDADVYGLPELRELQAQHPGLKVHVVVVAGPARDGQRLGLITDAIRADLPAGLDGWRAYLCGSPPMVEAASRLVQAHGLAPEQTHADAFYLQGT from the coding sequence ATGGACCTGCACATTCACCCCCTTGCCCGCACCCTCGAGGTCCGCCCCGGCGCGAACCTGCTCGAGGTGCTGCGCGAGCACCAGGTGCCGGTGTCGTACAGCTGCATGTCGGGGCGCTGCGGCACCTGCCGCTGCAAGGTGGTGTCCGGCCAGTTGCTCGACGGCGGCCAGAACGCGATCCGGCCCGACGGGCAGGGCGAGCGCTACGTGCTGGCCTGCCAGAGCACGCTGACCGAAAGCTGCACCATCGAGATTCCCGAGCCCGACGAGGTCGTGGTGCACCCGGCGCGCGTGCTCAAGGCCACGGTGACGGGCATCGACGTGCTCACGCACGACATCCGCCGCCTGCGCCTCAAGCCCAACAAGCCGCTGGAGTTTTCGCCGGGGCAGTACGCGCAGCTGCAGTTCGGCCCCGAGCTGGCGCGGCCGTATTCGATGGCCGGGCTGAGCCGCGACGCGGAGCTCGAATTTCATGTGCGCCGCGTGCCGGGCGGTCGCGTCACCGCGCACATCTTCGAACAGCTGCGCGTGGGCGACACCGTGCGCGTGAGCGGCCCGCTGGGCACCGCCTATTTGCGCACCAAGCACCGCGGGCCGATGCTCTGCGCGGCGGGCGGCACGGGGCTCGCGCCCATCCTGTCGATCGTGCGCGGCGCGGTCGCGGCGGGGCTGATGCAGCCGATCCATCTCTACCTCGGCGTGCGTTCCGACGCCGACGTGTACGGCCTGCCCGAGCTGCGCGAACTGCAGGCGCAGCACCCGGGACTGAAGGTGCACGTGGTGGTGGTCGCCGGGCCTGCGCGCGACGGCCAGCGGCTGGGGCTCATCACCGACGCGATCCGCGCCGACCTGCCCGCGGGGCTCGACGGCTGGCGCGCCTACCTCTGCGGTTCGCCGCCGATGGTGGAGGCCGCGAGCCGGCTGGTGCAGGCGCACGGCCTGGCGCCCGAGCAGACGCACGCCGATGCCTTCTACCTGCAAGGCACCTGA
- the argE gene encoding acetylornithine deacetylase — MNTVELLRTLVGFDTTSHRSNLGLIHWVADYLQAQGITVRLIPSDDGQKANLLATIGPEVAGGIVLSGHTDVVPVDGQAWDSDPFTLVECEGRWHGRGAADMKGFIAACLAAVPVWRALDLQRPIHLALSYDEEVGCFGVPRLIAAMRADVPAPALAIIGEPTQMRAGLAHRGFFGHRITFSGRPVHSGDPALGVSAIEPAAQLIAQLARFGRTLRAQGNRTTFNVGCIHGGTAINIVPGCCEVTWEFRPTDAASTAMVTGELARLLAGVSPEVAVEMTQLAGVPALCAQEGEGVAAETARRWGALWPPGEIPFGTEAGFFQQAGIPSLVCGPGAIAQAHQPNEWIAASELRAADRFLAGVGAWAATA, encoded by the coding sequence ATGAACACCGTCGAACTCCTGCGCACCCTGGTCGGATTCGACACGACCTCCCACCGCTCCAACCTCGGCCTCATCCACTGGGTGGCCGACTACCTGCAGGCGCAGGGCATCACGGTGCGACTGATCCCCAGCGATGACGGCCAGAAGGCCAACCTGCTGGCGACGATCGGCCCTGAGGTGGCAGGCGGCATCGTGTTGTCCGGCCACACCGACGTGGTGCCCGTCGACGGACAGGCCTGGGACTCGGACCCCTTCACGCTCGTTGAGTGCGAGGGCCGGTGGCATGGCCGTGGCGCCGCTGACATGAAGGGCTTCATCGCGGCGTGCCTCGCCGCAGTGCCTGTGTGGCGCGCGCTCGATCTGCAGCGTCCCATTCATCTGGCGCTGTCTTACGACGAGGAGGTGGGGTGCTTCGGCGTTCCACGCCTCATCGCCGCGATGCGCGCCGATGTGCCCGCGCCAGCACTGGCCATCATTGGCGAGCCGACGCAGATGCGCGCGGGGCTGGCCCACCGAGGTTTCTTCGGACATCGCATCACCTTCAGCGGCCGACCGGTCCACTCCGGCGATCCGGCCCTGGGCGTCAGCGCGATCGAGCCGGCTGCGCAACTGATCGCCCAACTTGCGCGCTTCGGACGTACGTTGCGCGCGCAAGGCAACCGCACGACCTTCAACGTCGGCTGCATCCATGGCGGCACGGCCATCAACATCGTCCCTGGCTGTTGTGAGGTGACGTGGGAGTTCCGGCCGACGGATGCAGCCAGCACGGCGATGGTGACGGGAGAACTGGCGCGGCTGCTCGCAGGCGTGTCGCCCGAAGTGGCCGTCGAGATGACGCAGCTGGCCGGCGTGCCGGCGCTCTGTGCGCAGGAAGGTGAGGGCGTTGCCGCGGAGACCGCCAGGCGCTGGGGCGCACTGTGGCCTCCGGGCGAGATCCCGTTCGGCACCGAAGCCGGATTTTTCCAGCAGGCGGGCATTCCGTCGCTGGTGTGCGGGCCCGGCGCGATCGCGCAGGCCCACCAGCCCAACGAGTGGATTGCCGCCAGCGAACTGCGCGCCGCCGACCGGTTCCTGGCCGGCGTCGGCGCCTGGGCGGCGACCGCTTAG
- a CDS encoding amidohydrolase family protein codes for MLDLLITNATLPDGRTGMSVAVQDGRIAEVTPGLAAPAHETLDAQGLLLTPHFVDPHFHMDATLSYGQPRVNQSGTLLEGIALWGELKPLLTADALIERALAYCDWAVAKGLLAIRSHVDTSDPSLLAVDALLEVKRQVAPYLDLQLVAFPQDGVLRSPGGVDNLTRALDKGVDVVGGIPHFERTMADGAASVKLLCELAAERGKLVDMHCDESDDPHSRHIETLASETLRLGLQGRVTGSHCTSMHSMDNYYVSKLLPLIAESGVSVVSNPLINITLQGRHDSYPKRRGMTRVPELLAAGVNVAFGHDCVMDPWYGMGSGDMLEVTHMGLHVAQMTGQAGIHQCFEAVTTRAARVMHLDGYGLEAGCDASFVLLQARDPVEAIRLRATRLKVFRKGRLLAETPAATAALHLPGRGDRTRWMLGEH; via the coding sequence ATGCTCGACCTCCTCATCACCAACGCCACCCTCCCCGACGGCCGCACCGGCATGTCGGTTGCCGTGCAGGACGGCCGCATCGCCGAGGTCACGCCCGGCCTTGCTGCACCCGCGCACGAAACGCTCGACGCGCAAGGCCTGCTGCTCACGCCGCATTTCGTCGACCCGCATTTCCACATGGACGCCACGCTGAGCTACGGCCAGCCGCGCGTCAACCAGAGCGGCACGCTGCTCGAAGGCATTGCGCTGTGGGGCGAACTCAAGCCGCTGCTCACGGCCGATGCACTCATCGAACGCGCGCTCGCGTACTGCGACTGGGCCGTGGCCAAGGGCCTGCTGGCGATCCGCTCGCACGTGGACACGAGCGACCCCAGCCTGCTCGCGGTCGATGCGCTGCTCGAGGTGAAGCGCCAGGTGGCGCCGTACCTCGACCTGCAGCTGGTCGCGTTTCCGCAAGATGGCGTGCTGCGCTCGCCGGGCGGCGTCGACAACCTCACGCGCGCGCTCGACAAGGGCGTGGACGTGGTCGGCGGCATTCCGCATTTCGAGCGCACCATGGCCGACGGCGCCGCCAGCGTGAAGCTGCTGTGCGAGCTGGCCGCCGAGCGCGGCAAGCTGGTCGACATGCACTGCGACGAGTCGGACGACCCGCACTCGCGCCACATCGAGACCCTGGCTTCCGAGACGCTGCGCCTGGGCCTGCAAGGCCGCGTGACGGGCTCGCACTGCACGTCGATGCACTCGATGGACAACTACTACGTGAGCAAGCTGCTGCCGCTCATCGCCGAAAGCGGCGTGAGCGTGGTGTCGAACCCGCTCATCAACATCACGCTGCAGGGCCGCCACGACAGCTACCCCAAGCGCCGCGGCATGACGCGCGTGCCCGAACTGCTGGCGGCCGGCGTGAACGTCGCCTTCGGCCACGACTGCGTGATGGACCCGTGGTACGGCATGGGCTCGGGCGACATGCTCGAGGTGACCCACATGGGCCTGCACGTGGCGCAGATGACCGGCCAGGCCGGCATCCACCAGTGCTTCGAGGCCGTGACCACGCGCGCAGCGCGCGTGATGCACCTGGACGGCTACGGCCTGGAGGCCGGCTGCGACGCCAGCTTCGTGCTGCTGCAGGCGCGCGACCCGGTCGAGGCCATCCGCCTGCGCGCGACGCGGCTCAAGGTGTTCCGCAAGGGGCGGCTGCTGGCCGAGACGCCCGCGGCCACCGCCGCGCTGCACCTGCCGGGACGCGGCGACCGCACGCGCTGGATGCTCGGCGAACACTGA
- a CDS encoding DinB family protein translates to MSAPPLLRTLFQYHAWANDELLDRMASLDPVQHADARHAAIRVVNHAHVVNRIFAGHLTGTPHGFTDDNTPGTPALADLRAAVAESDRWYLAYLDTLTPALLAESVPFVFTDGDKGCMTREEMLAHVVTHNGYHRGEAGRLLAQCAVRPPRDTLAVHLHRSEPARRERG, encoded by the coding sequence ATGAGCGCCCCACCCTTGCTGCGCACGCTGTTCCAGTACCACGCGTGGGCCAATGACGAACTGCTGGACCGCATGGCCAGCCTCGACCCCGTACAGCATGCGGACGCCCGCCATGCCGCGATCCGCGTGGTCAACCATGCCCATGTGGTGAACCGGATCTTCGCGGGTCACCTCACGGGCACGCCGCACGGCTTCACCGACGACAACACGCCCGGGACACCCGCGCTGGCCGACCTGCGCGCGGCCGTGGCCGAGTCCGACCGCTGGTACCTCGCCTACCTCGACACGCTCACGCCAGCGCTGCTGGCCGAGTCGGTGCCCTTCGTCTTCACCGACGGCGACAAGGGCTGCATGACGCGCGAAGAAATGCTGGCCCACGTCGTGACGCACAACGGCTACCACCGGGGCGAAGCCGGCCGGTTGCTGGCGCAATGCGCGGTGCGCCCGCCGCGCGACACGCTGGCGGTGCACCTGCACCGCAGCGAACCTGCGCGCCGCGAACGCGGCTGA
- a CDS encoding non-heme iron oxygenase ferredoxin subunit: protein MSTMTWVDAAAVDDVPADDVVGIEVQGRDIALYGTDDGIHATDNICTHGHARLCDGFLEGHEIECPLHQGRFDVRSGKAMCAPLTEDLRTYPVKIEGGRVFLAFEG from the coding sequence ATGAGCACGATGACCTGGGTCGACGCTGCGGCGGTCGACGACGTTCCCGCCGACGACGTGGTCGGCATCGAGGTGCAGGGGCGCGACATTGCGCTGTACGGCACCGACGACGGCATCCACGCCACCGACAACATCTGCACGCACGGCCATGCACGGCTGTGCGATGGGTTTCTCGAAGGGCACGAAATCGAATGCCCGCTGCACCAGGGTCGCTTCGACGTGCGCAGCGGCAAGGCCATGTGCGCGCCGCTCACGGAAGACCTGCGCACCTACCCGGTGAAGATCGAGGGCGGGCGGGTGTTCCTGGCGTTCGAGGGCTGA
- a CDS encoding chorismate mutase, translated as MPEKEPETHGAPLRRFTDPAYVPLCANLAEVRENIDRLDRQIVTLLAERGRYVKDAARFKRDAFQVSAPQRQQEVIDKVKALAEKEGAYPEVVEAAYRALIAGFIAREQQDHLGMADVEMQP; from the coding sequence ATGCCAGAAAAAGAACCAGAGACCCACGGTGCGCCCCTGCGCCGTTTCACCGACCCGGCCTATGTGCCGCTGTGCGCCAACCTCGCCGAGGTGCGCGAGAACATCGACCGGCTCGACCGCCAGATCGTCACGCTGCTGGCCGAGCGCGGCCGTTACGTGAAAGACGCGGCGCGCTTCAAGCGCGATGCCTTCCAGGTGTCGGCGCCGCAGCGCCAGCAGGAGGTGATCGACAAGGTGAAGGCGCTGGCCGAGAAGGAGGGCGCCTACCCGGAGGTGGTCGAGGCCGCCTACCGCGCGCTCATCGCGGGCTTCATCGCGCGCGAGCAGCAGGACCACCTGGGCATGGCCGACGTGGAGATGCAGCCATGA
- a CDS encoding LysR family transcriptional regulator, whose product MQLKDIDLNLLLVFDRMLAEKRVSAVAASLGLSQPAISNALARLRKLLGDELFLRTARGMEPTPFALQLAEPVAYAMGALHTALNQQVVFDPATSTRSFTLAMTDIGEIYFTPRLMETLSVAAPGVTISTLRNNTATNLRDELEAGQVDIAIGLLPQLKSGVFQRRLFLQRYVCLFSGTHPLARKRSVSLKDFSAADHVQVQAAGTGHGKADDVMAAQGIQRRIRLKVPHFVAIGHILQSSEMIATVPERLARSIAEPFGLVWRPHPVALPQIAINLFWHAKVHRDPGNQWLRGLLFDTFADDDGA is encoded by the coding sequence ATGCAACTCAAGGACATCGACCTCAACCTGCTGCTGGTGTTCGACCGCATGCTGGCCGAGAAGCGCGTGTCGGCCGTGGCCGCGTCGCTGGGCCTTTCGCAGCCCGCCATCAGCAACGCGCTGGCGCGCCTGCGCAAGCTGCTGGGCGACGAGCTTTTTCTGCGCACCGCGCGCGGCATGGAGCCCACGCCCTTCGCGCTGCAGCTGGCCGAGCCGGTGGCCTACGCCATGGGCGCGCTGCACACGGCGCTCAACCAGCAGGTGGTGTTCGACCCCGCCACGAGCACGCGCAGCTTCACGCTCGCGATGACCGACATCGGCGAGATCTACTTCACGCCGCGGCTCATGGAAACGCTCTCGGTCGCCGCGCCGGGCGTGACCATCAGCACGCTGCGCAACAACACCGCGACCAACCTGCGCGACGAGCTGGAGGCCGGCCAGGTCGACATCGCCATCGGCCTGCTGCCGCAGCTCAAGTCGGGCGTGTTCCAGCGCCGGCTGTTCCTGCAACGTTATGTGTGCCTGTTTTCCGGCACGCATCCGCTGGCGCGCAAGCGCAGCGTGTCACTGAAAGACTTCAGCGCGGCCGACCATGTGCAGGTGCAGGCCGCCGGCACGGGCCACGGCAAGGCCGACGACGTGATGGCGGCGCAGGGCATCCAGCGCCGCATCCGGCTCAAGGTGCCGCACTTCGTGGCCATCGGCCACATCCTGCAGTCGAGCGAAATGATCGCGACCGTGCCCGAGCGCCTGGCCCGCAGCATCGCCGAGCCCTTCGGCCTGGTGTGGCGACCACACCCGGTGGCGCTGCCGCAGATCGCGATCAACCTGTTCTGGCACGCGAAGGTGCACCGCGACCCGGGCAACCAGTGGCTGCGCGGGCTGCTGTTCGACACCTTTGCGGACGACGACGGCGCTTAG
- a CDS encoding aromatic ring-hydroxylating dioxygenase subunit alpha: MTTQAVFPIELRWESEKTSRIPFMAYTDEALHKKELQRFFYDKHWCYVGLEAEIPNPGDFKRTAIGERSVILSRDEAGAIHVFENVCAHRGMQFCRERHGNKKEFVCPYHQWNYTLKGDLQGVPFRRGVKQDGKVHGGMPADFKTEDHGLTKLKVASRGGVVFASFDHDIESFEDFLGPDILHYFDRLFDGRKLTILGYSRQRIPGNWKLMQENIKDPYHPGLLHTWFVTFGLWRADNKSELKMDARGRHAAMISTRGSAGKAAQVTQVSSFKESMQLKDPRFLDIVPEPWWGGPTAVMMTLFPSLILQQQVNSVSTRHIQPVGHDAFDFVWTHFGFEDDTPEMTQRRLRQANLFGPAGFVSADDGEVIEFSQEGFEQKPFHRTLAELGGREVENTDHMVTETLIRGMYRYWREVMEAA, encoded by the coding sequence ATGACCACGCAAGCCGTCTTCCCCATCGAACTGCGCTGGGAGAGCGAAAAGACCAGCCGCATTCCCTTCATGGCCTACACCGACGAGGCGCTGCACAAGAAGGAGCTTCAGCGCTTCTTCTACGACAAGCACTGGTGCTACGTCGGCCTGGAGGCCGAGATTCCGAACCCGGGCGACTTCAAGCGCACCGCGATCGGCGAGCGCTCGGTCATTCTGTCGCGCGACGAGGCCGGTGCCATCCACGTGTTCGAGAACGTCTGCGCCCACCGCGGCATGCAGTTCTGCCGCGAGCGCCATGGCAACAAGAAAGAATTCGTCTGCCCTTATCACCAGTGGAACTACACGCTGAAGGGCGACCTGCAGGGCGTGCCGTTCCGCCGCGGCGTGAAGCAGGACGGCAAGGTGCACGGCGGCATGCCGGCCGACTTCAAGACCGAGGACCACGGGCTCACCAAGCTCAAGGTGGCCTCGCGCGGCGGCGTGGTGTTTGCGTCGTTCGACCACGACATCGAATCGTTCGAAGACTTTCTCGGCCCCGACATCCTTCACTACTTCGATCGCCTGTTCGACGGTCGCAAGCTCACCATCCTGGGCTACAGCCGCCAGCGCATTCCGGGCAACTGGAAGCTCATGCAGGAGAACATCAAGGACCCTTACCACCCGGGCCTGCTGCACACCTGGTTCGTGACCTTCGGGCTCTGGCGCGCCGACAACAAGTCGGAGCTGAAGATGGACGCGCGCGGCCGCCACGCCGCGATGATCTCCACGCGCGGCAGCGCCGGCAAGGCCGCACAGGTGACGCAGGTGTCAAGCTTCAAGGAGAGCATGCAGCTCAAGGACCCGCGCTTTCTGGACATCGTGCCCGAGCCCTGGTGGGGCGGGCCGACGGCGGTGATGATGACGCTGTTCCCCAGCCTCATCCTGCAGCAGCAGGTCAACAGCGTGTCGACGCGCCACATCCAGCCCGTGGGGCACGACGCCTTCGATTTCGTCTGGACGCACTTCGGCTTCGAGGACGACACGCCCGAGATGACGCAGCGCCGCCTGCGCCAGGCCAACCTGTTCGGCCCGGCGGGTTTCGTGTCGGCCGACGACGGTGAGGTGATCGAGTTCTCGCAGGAAGGCTTCGAGCAGAAGCCGTTTCATCGCACGCTGGCCGAACTCGGCGGGCGCGAGGTGGAGAACACCGACCACATGGTGACCGAGACGCTGATCCGCGGCATGTACCGCTACTGGCGCGAAGTGATGGAGGCCGCATGA
- a CDS encoding Bug family tripartite tricarboxylate transporter substrate binding protein → MTRARFFVAFTAVAMAATAHAQDWPQRPVRIVVPFAAGSSPDILARIVNDKLAARIGQPLIVENKPGAGGNSGTDAVSKAQPDGYTFLLSVNAPLVYNTILYKNLPYDPFKDLMPVSLAATTPNVCAVSNSMGVDSVKGWLAAMKKNPGKFNFASTGNGSISHLGVELIKAKTQSFAVHIPYASSGQAVTAIVQGDVQYACLPPVTVMPQAKAGRIKALAVTSAERSALLPDLPTLRESGLPDIQAVPWFAYMAPKGTPNDVVQRMSREIAATLKDPETVKRLETAYFDPVGSTPEALSKFMDEELRRWKPVIDRAGLKPD, encoded by the coding sequence ATGACGCGCGCACGCTTCTTCGTCGCCTTCACCGCCGTGGCGATGGCCGCGACTGCCCATGCGCAGGACTGGCCGCAGCGGCCCGTGCGCATCGTCGTGCCGTTCGCGGCGGGCTCGTCGCCCGACATCCTGGCGCGCATCGTCAACGACAAGCTCGCGGCGCGCATCGGCCAGCCGCTCATCGTCGAGAACAAGCCCGGCGCGGGCGGCAACAGCGGCACCGACGCGGTCTCGAAGGCGCAGCCCGACGGCTACACCTTCCTGCTGTCGGTGAATGCGCCGCTGGTCTACAACACCATCCTCTACAAGAACCTGCCGTACGACCCGTTCAAGGACCTCATGCCCGTGTCGCTGGCCGCGACCACGCCGAACGTCTGCGCGGTCTCGAATTCGATGGGCGTCGATTCGGTCAAGGGCTGGCTCGCTGCGATGAAGAAGAACCCCGGCAAGTTCAACTTCGCCTCGACCGGCAACGGCTCGATCTCGCACCTGGGCGTGGAGCTCATCAAGGCGAAGACGCAGTCGTTCGCGGTGCACATTCCCTACGCGTCGTCGGGCCAGGCCGTGACCGCCATCGTGCAGGGCGATGTGCAGTACGCCTGCCTGCCGCCGGTCACGGTGATGCCGCAGGCCAAGGCCGGCCGCATCAAGGCGCTGGCCGTCACCTCGGCCGAGCGCTCGGCATTGCTGCCCGACCTGCCCACGCTGCGCGAATCGGGCCTGCCCGACATTCAGGCCGTGCCATGGTTCGCCTACATGGCGCCCAAGGGCACGCCGAACGACGTGGTGCAGCGCATGAGCCGTGAGATTGCCGCCACGCTGAAAGACCCCGAGACGGTCAAGCGCCTGGAGACCGCGTACTTCGACCCCGTGGGCAGCACGCCCGAAGCCTTGTCGAAGTTCATGGACGAGGAACTGCGCCGCTGGAAGCCGGTGATCGACCGCGCCGGCCTCAAGCCCGATTGA
- a CDS encoding porin family protein: MTKTQARLALAALWLGTASVGAFAAGLDKDTGFYVGGAIGRSSYSLSSSKNHVPVPWGGKKANKSGTSYKLYGGYRLTEYFGVEAGYARLGNVSQWSSAYGGSRLQTGTGQVFYAAATARMPLSDAFALNGRLGVARGRISGDNNWAPANQRLSGTSTGLMVGVGAEYRMTQNLAITADYDYFGKLSKQAKGGMFTVGLKANF; encoded by the coding sequence TTGACGAAAACGCAAGCCCGCCTCGCACTCGCAGCCCTCTGGCTCGGCACCGCCTCCGTCGGCGCCTTCGCCGCCGGTCTCGACAAGGACACCGGGTTCTATGTCGGCGGCGCCATCGGCCGCTCCAGCTACAGCCTGTCGTCCTCGAAGAACCACGTGCCCGTGCCATGGGGCGGCAAGAAGGCCAACAAGAGCGGCACGTCCTACAAGCTGTACGGCGGCTACCGCCTGACCGAATACTTCGGCGTGGAAGCCGGCTACGCCCGCCTCGGCAACGTGAGCCAATGGAGCTCGGCCTACGGCGGCTCCCGGCTGCAGACCGGCACCGGCCAGGTCTTCTACGCCGCCGCCACCGCCCGCATGCCGCTGAGCGACGCCTTCGCCCTCAACGGCCGCCTCGGCGTGGCACGCGGACGCATCTCCGGCGACAACAACTGGGCCCCGGCCAACCAGCGCCTCTCGGGCACCAGCACGGGCCTGATGGTCGGTGTCGGCGCCGAGTACCGCATGACGCAGAACCTCGCGATCACTGCCGACTACGACTACTTCGGCAAGCTGTCGAAGCAGGCCAAGGGCGGAATGTTCACGGTGGGTCTGAAGGCGAACTTCTAA
- a CDS encoding aromatic-ring-hydroxylating dioxygenase subunit beta, which produces MSTLDTATYLDLSRLYAAYAHAVDSGDWDLWPAFFTEQCSYRLQPRENHERGLPLATLSFESRGMLEDRVYGIKETLFHDPYYQRHVVGLPLVHRVDDDGAIHSEANYAVFRTKLDGPSTVFNVGRYIDKVVPTPEGLKFASRLCVFDSEMIPNSIIYPI; this is translated from the coding sequence ATGAGCACGCTCGACACCGCCACCTACCTCGACCTGTCGCGCCTGTATGCGGCCTACGCGCACGCCGTCGATTCGGGCGACTGGGACCTGTGGCCCGCGTTCTTCACCGAGCAGTGCAGCTACCGCCTGCAGCCGCGCGAGAACCACGAACGCGGCCTGCCGCTGGCCACGCTCTCGTTCGAAAGCCGGGGCATGCTCGAAGACCGCGTCTACGGCATCAAGGAGACGCTGTTCCACGACCCGTACTACCAGCGCCACGTGGTGGGCCTGCCGCTGGTGCACCGTGTCGACGATGACGGCGCCATTCACAGCGAAGCCAACTACGCGGTGTTCCGCACCAAGCTCGACGGGCCCTCGACCGTGTTCAATGTCGGGCGCTACATCGACAAGGTCGTGCCCACGCCCGAGGGGCTGAAGTTCGCGTCGCGCCTGTGTGTGTTCGACAGCGAAATGATCCCGAACTCCATCATCTATCCCATCTGA
- a CDS encoding RidA family protein — translation MTEPHSRDQIADRIAAELGHSFDGEILAGGHYVPLVRDGRTVYLSGQVPRVGTTVVVTGRVGDAVSLDTAREGAQICTLRSLALLRRALGSLDAVEKVLRVGVFVQCTADFTQQSEVADAASDLLHRVFGEAGVHVRTAVGVYALPKNATVEVEMTVATVHAA, via the coding sequence ATGACAGAACCACACAGCCGCGACCAGATCGCTGACCGCATCGCCGCCGAGCTGGGCCACAGCTTCGACGGCGAGATCCTGGCCGGCGGCCACTACGTGCCGCTGGTGCGCGATGGCCGCACCGTCTACCTCAGCGGGCAGGTGCCACGCGTGGGCACCACGGTGGTCGTCACCGGCCGCGTGGGCGATGCCGTGTCGCTCGACACCGCGCGTGAGGGCGCCCAGATCTGCACGCTGCGCAGCCTCGCGCTGCTGCGCCGGGCACTCGGTTCGCTCGACGCGGTCGAGAAGGTGCTGCGCGTCGGCGTCTTCGTGCAATGCACGGCCGACTTCACGCAGCAGAGCGAGGTGGCCGATGCCGCGTCCGATCTGCTGCATCGCGTGTTCGGCGAGGCCGGCGTGCATGTGCGCACGGCGGTCGGCGTCTATGCTCTGCCGAAGAATGCGACGGTCGAGGTCGAAATGACGGTTGCGACCGTTCACGCAGCCTGA
- a CDS encoding 2'-5' RNA ligase family protein, whose protein sequence is MNSQHALKGTVVEAQRLHVTLFDLGDHDQVPADKVAQASTAAAAVPVPALDVVFEKSMSYAKGALVLCADDEANVAALREFRQRLGEALADVGLKPSRAFTPHMTVAYARRKLEKHALEAPVRWTAHSLVLIDSHVGEGVHEVLGRWPAEVAA, encoded by the coding sequence ATGAATTCTCAACACGCCCTGAAGGGCACGGTGGTCGAGGCGCAGCGCCTGCATGTCACGCTGTTCGACCTCGGCGACCACGACCAGGTGCCGGCCGACAAGGTAGCCCAGGCATCGACGGCGGCCGCCGCGGTGCCTGTGCCGGCACTCGATGTCGTTTTCGAAAAATCCATGAGCTACGCCAAGGGCGCGCTGGTGCTGTGCGCCGACGACGAAGCCAACGTCGCGGCGTTGCGGGAATTCAGGCAACGCCTGGGCGAAGCGCTGGCCGATGTCGGCCTGAAGCCCTCGCGCGCGTTCACGCCGCACATGACCGTCGCCTATGCGCGGCGCAAGCTCGAAAAGCACGCGCTCGAAGCGCCCGTGCGGTGGACCGCCCATTCACTGGTGCTCATCGACAGCCACGTGGGCGAGGGCGTGCACGAGGTGCTGGGCAGGTGGCCCGCCGAGGTGGCCGCCTAA